AATATTTCAGGGAGATAGTTGTCAACATGGGGAGATCAATCGGTAACTCCATGGAAGACCTTGCCCATTATGTAGAAAGGGACTCCACATATGGGTGGCTGCATAAACACCTTTACGGAATTAATTCATCAAGCGTTATTCAGGAGATAGATGAATCAAAGGGGGTTATGAATATCGATGGTATAAAGGTCACCTTTCTCATGGAGAGTAGAAACCCCAGGGAGATAAAATGGGCGGATCATAATGTCCAGTTGGTAATTGATGCGACAGGGCAGTTTGTCGACCCTGCTAAACCTGGCGACGCCCAGGGAGGATCATTGAGAGGTCACCTTGAGGCAGGCGCGCACAAGGTAATAGTATCTGCGCCCTTCAAGATAAAGGATAAAAGTCTCTCCATGCCTGAAGATGCAGTAACAACTGTAATGGGTATAAACGGGAATACATATGATCCAAGGCGTCATAATGTAATATCAAATGCATCATGCACAACCACCTGCCTGGCCCATATGATCAAGCCCCTTCTGGATACATACGGGCCAAAAAGGATTTTGTCAGCATCAATGGCTACAATCCATGCCATAACTAGCTCTCAGGAGGTGTTGGATAAGCCACCCAAGGAAGGCGCAACAGACTTAAGGAAGACCAGAAGCACCATGAACAATATCATACTCACAACAACAGGCGCAGCAAACACCCTGGCATATGTAATACCGGAGATGAAGCAGATAGGCTTTATTGCGGAATCTGTGCGTGTCCCGCTTACAACAGGGTCGCTGATTATACTGGTGGTAAACCTGCAGGAGGACCCGGGAGAGCCCATAAGAAGGGATACCATAAACAGTATATACAGTGAGACAGCAAAAAATGACCCTAATAAATATCTTCAGTACACGGAGAAACAGAGTGTCTCAAGCGATATTATAGGGGTGCCAAAGGCAGCGGCCATCATTGAGGGTAATGAGACCCATACCAGAACAGCTGATGTAACTATTGACCTCAAAAAGGTCTCCGGCATACCACCGGAATTGATTTCTAAAATGGATCTTCCCTATGCCAAGGTATCAATCACCCAGGCAGTCATATATGGATGGTATGATAATGAGTCAGGCAGCTATGTGAACATGCTGGGAGACAGGGTTTTATCAATAGCTGAAAACATGTAAGCGTTTTTTAATCAGTGTCCATCCGGGAAGAGATAAATTCCGGATGGACACTAATTAAACTGTTGACTTTTATGCATATTTTCATATATAAATCTATTTTTTTGATCTTCTGATCTAAATCAGTTATCAATAAAAATAATAATATCAGATAGTTATCTTTCATTCTCACTATCTGTCAGAAATCTATTTAAAAGGGGGTGATTCCAATTAATACTTCATGCGTTTTAAAACATAGCTGTTTTAATTTCGCTGAGTCGGGATTCCCCTGCATTTCTTTAGAAAATGAAAATGTATGTAATAGGTTACAGGGCAGAGGTGAGGTAATATCCATATAGAAATACCTTTACTTTTTTTCTGTTATGCAATGCAGTGATTCATGGATTAATTAACAGAATGCCTTTATCAGACAAACAATTAACAAAAGCAATTTAAAGAAGAGAGAAAATATGAAAGTTATTGTACAAAACAATCAGATAGAAAGGGCAATAAAGGACCTTAAGAAAAAACTCACAAAAGAGGGATTTTTCTCAGAGATAAAAGAACGTCGTTACTATGACAAACCCAGTATTCAGAAGAAGAAAAAACAGGCAAAGGCCGCCAAGAGACGCAGGAAAAGGATGAGAAAGTTTCCAAGGATCTAGCGTTTAGCCTGCTGTTATCAACGCCTCTTTCATATGGGAATTCTTCAACCAAAGGTTGAAGAATTCTCTCATTCGTAGACAGTCAATCCACCTCTTAATCCTCTAAATTCATCTCTACATTAAAGGGCTTTTACCTTGACAAAAAGGTGATGAGCGGATACATACCCGAAAAGATTTTTTTTAATTAAGTGCCAGTTTATTAACCAACCCAAAGAGGTTTAACAGATGGAAAACCAA
This genomic stretch from Desulfatiglans sp. harbors:
- a CDS encoding glyceraldehyde-3-phosphate dehydrogenase; amino-acid sequence: MYAKKSDLVLGINGLGRIGKLTLWHHVGRKYFREIVVNMGRSIGNSMEDLAHYVERDSTYGWLHKHLYGINSSSVIQEIDESKGVMNIDGIKVTFLMESRNPREIKWADHNVQLVIDATGQFVDPAKPGDAQGGSLRGHLEAGAHKVIVSAPFKIKDKSLSMPEDAVTTVMGINGNTYDPRRHNVISNASCTTTCLAHMIKPLLDTYGPKRILSASMATIHAITSSQEVLDKPPKEGATDLRKTRSTMNNIILTTTGAANTLAYVIPEMKQIGFIAESVRVPLTTGSLIILVVNLQEDPGEPIRRDTINSIYSETAKNDPNKYLQYTEKQSVSSDIIGVPKAAAIIEGNETHTRTADVTIDLKKVSGIPPELISKMDLPYAKVSITQAVIYGWYDNESGSYVNMLGDRVLSIAENM
- a CDS encoding 30S ribosomal protein S21, whose translation is MKVIVQNNQIERAIKDLKKKLTKEGFFSEIKERRYYDKPSIQKKKKQAKAAKRRRKRMRKFPRI